TTTGGCAGAGAAATACTGGGAGATTTGCTGTCACTTGATGATTATTATTTTGATGAAAGCAGACTGAAATATTATGATGGCATTTCCTTTATGAAAGGCGGTATAATTTATTCTGATTGGGTTACAACAGTAAGTAAAAGCTATGCAGAGGAAATAAAAATTCCGTTTTATGGAGAAGGACTTCATGGCTTATTACAGAGTATAGGTTATAAATTAAGCGGTATTGTAAATGGCATTGATTATGATATATATAACCCTAAAACAGATGAATATATCTACAGTAATTACGATGTTTCTGAATTAAACAAAAAAGTAAAGAACAAATTGGGATTGCAGGAAGAATTATTGCTGAGTGTAAACGAAAAAATTCCAATGATAGGGATGGTTTCAAGGTTGACTAATCAAAAGGGAATTGATTTGGTATTAGCTGTAATTGAGGATATACTGAAAATGGAGGTTCAATTGGTAATACTGGGTTCTGGTGAAAGATATTACGAAGACCTTTTAAGATACTATTCGGCGATTTATCCTGCAAAGATTTCAACAAATATATATTGCAGCGAATCAATGGCAAGGAAAATATATGCTGCTTCGGATATGCTTTTAATGCCGTCGCTTTTCGAGCCTTGTGGAATAAGTCAGCAAATAGCTCAAAGATATGGATGTCTGCCTATTGTTCGTGAGACCGGTGGACTTAAAGATACTGTTGAACCATATAATCATTATACAGGAAAAGGAACGGGTTTTTCTTTTACAAATTATAATGCACATGAGATGCTTCATATTATCAAATATGCATTAAGTGTGTATAATGACGAGAAAACATGGCATAAACTTATGGAACAGGCAATGAACAGAAATAACAGTTGGGATAATTCTGCGAGTGAGTATAAAATGCTGTATAAAAAATTGCTTAAGTAGAAAGCAGGAGGTTTATTATGCTTATAAAAAAAGAAGATTTGAAAAAAGATTTCAAAGATAATCTTATAACATTGTATGCAGAAGATGTTTCGGAGGCTTCACTGGAACATAAATATTTTGCTTTATCCGAAGTCATAAAGAAGTATATGTTTGAAAACTGGATGAAAACAAATAGAAATTACAGCAAAAATGAAGTAAGGCAGGTTTATTATTTTTCAATTGAATTTTTACTTGGACGCATATTGGAAAGTAATTTGATTAATCTTGGGATAAGGGATTTATGTAAAGAAGCTTTGTCGGAAATGGGGATTAATTTAGATGAATTATGTGTAATTGAAAAGGATGCGGGTCTTGGTAATGGTGGTCTTGGTCGTCTTGCAGCATGCTTTTTAGATTCGATGGCATCCCTTAGCATACCGGGTCATGGCAATGGCATAAGATATAGATATGGTTTTTTTGACCAGAAAATCATGGATGGATACCAAATTGAAATTCCCGATAATTGGCTTAAAGATGGATATGTGTGGGAGATAAGGCGAAACGAAAAAGCTGTCAGGGTAAGATTTAACGGGAATGTAAGGATGGTTAATTCAAATGGCAGATTAAGAGCAATACATGAAAATTATGAAACGGTATTAGCCGTTCCTTATGATATACCCATTGTGGGTTATGACGGCAGTACAGTTAATACTTTAAGGTTGTGGAGTGCAGAACCGATGGAACGTGAATTTGATTTTTCTTCTTTTTCATCAGGTGATTATACAAAAGCAGTAGAATATAAATATTCGGTTGAGGCAATATCGCAGGTTTTATATCCGGATGACTCCAGTATTCAAAACAAAAGTTTAAGGCTTAAACAGGAATATTTTTTTGCCAGTGCCGGTATTCAGAGCATATTAAGGACATATAAAAAGAAGGGCAAACCTATT
This is a stretch of genomic DNA from Aceticella autotrophica. It encodes these proteins:
- the glgA gene encoding glycogen synthase GlgA, translated to MNVLFATSEAYPLAKAGGLADISYALPKALKKLGVDVRIIMPKYGNIFFNYGNKIKHLGSFTVPVGWRRQYCGIDLTEYNGIQYYLVDNEYYFKRPGYYGYYDDGERFAFFNRAVLEMLNFLDDFKPDIIHCNDWETALIPVLLKAHYSGSSNHNEIKTVFTIHNLKYQGVFGREILGDLLSLDDYYFDESRLKYYDGISFMKGGIIYSDWVTTVSKSYAEEIKIPFYGEGLHGLLQSIGYKLSGIVNGIDYDIYNPKTDEYIYSNYDVSELNKKVKNKLGLQEELLLSVNEKIPMIGMVSRLTNQKGIDLVLAVIEDILKMEVQLVILGSGERYYEDLLRYYSAIYPAKISTNIYCSESMARKIYAASDMLLMPSLFEPCGISQQIAQRYGCLPIVRETGGLKDTVEPYNHYTGKGTGFSFTNYNAHEMLHIIKYALSVYNDEKTWHKLMEQAMNRNNSWDNSASEYKMLYKKLLK